The genomic region CAATTTGATAAACCTGCTAAAAATCATGAAAccccaacattttttttttcaaggcaCAGTTTTGATGAGTCAAACTCAAgattacaatttttaaaaagaaaaaaaaaaaaaaagctcagtcACCTTCTACGAGCAGCTGTGATCTGACTGAAGAAAGATCTGCGGGGTTTGGCAAAGGAAAAACTTCCAatcaaaaatgtgaaaaatattattatatgggTTATTTACGGCCCAGTGCTGCTTTGtacaatttaatttgtattgttttctctttttttttttgttttctgtatgtTGCATTGTACAGGCTGTTACATAACAAATCATATCTTCctgatttataaaaaataaaaataaactgagaGACAGTATGCACAGAAGGATGGTTAAACTGTGTTTTTTGGGTTTGGGTTTGGGGGTTTGGGGGTGGGGATGGGGGggcaaacaacaataaaatgccatgaagaaaagacaaaacctAGTGGTACTTCtggttccttttttttgtcaaattttatttagaataggaaaaaaaagtccggTCACTGACATGTTATTGCAGTGTTGCATACTTACTCAATCACACCTTTTTCAAAATGCTGTAGACTTATTACTCATTAAGGCCAATAGTGGGTATTTTCATAGCTTTTACAGAAATAGCGGCTGCTTCTGGGGCAGCTCTGTCCTGCCATTTTAAGATCAAACAACAAACATGAAGTAACTTCAAAAATGCAGTGACTCAACTCAGCCAAGATTTCCATAACTAAAAAATAGACAAATGACTGGGTATGCTGTCCCACAAACAAATAACGATGCCATAATTGTAGTGAAGTACAGTAAGGTAGCACTGACATACATCTGCTGTATGATCCTGTTGGGTTGCATAGTCGGTTTTTTGTTCACTAATCAGCTGTAAAGACTCATTTCTGCACCAGCTTGAAATTTTAAATTGGAccctgagttttttttttttttattgactttcTATTTTTGTTCTAATGTCCACTGACTTAATAGCTGTTTACTCTGGTCCTGAGCTATTCGTGGCCCTTTAgcttcattttgaaaaatagtttgacattttgggaaatattccTTTTTGTAATTTCTTGCTTAGAGATAGATGAGAAGACAGGTATCATTAATAATGGCCTCAGCACAACAACAGATGCCATCAGTCTGTTAGAAACATGAGTTGTTGCCAGGCGCCCTACTCTTCCTCTGAGTGGCTAGCTAAGTATATcggaaatgtttgttttgctcCGAACAAGTATTGTACATTATGCACAGAAAAAATGTTCAATCTCAAAATTGCCTTGAAGATACAACTTACATAtactttttatgtgtgtaaatTTTGACATTCCTTTGAGTAAGGAACACTATGTAACTGAACGCCGGAGTAAATAAAGAGTGCTGAGGTCACAGCAGGGACTAGCTAGCCTGGTTGTCTAAAGTGGGAAAAATAACCACAGAATTATCTTGATAATTTAAAccatacacaaacaaatgtcagaaCAACAGTTTGGTGTTATTTAGTTGGAGTTATTAACTATTAGAGTTATTAACTATTAATGGTACTATTTCTCCACTAACAACAGTTTATCCATCGGCCCAATGTTTTCTACATAGCATCTCCTCTGGTTGCCTAGCAACACACAGCGCCAAGCTAGAATGGAGTACATCGGGTTTGTGCTGTAAaactttaaattgtattttttatgtttcctctacttcctttcttttgtaTAAATATGGTACAGCATGTTCATTAGTCATTTAGAAAGTCTTTGAGAGATAACCAGGCTAGCCTTTTCCCCTGCATTATGCTAAGTCAATTTTCTCATCTAAATCTGTTAAGAAATATctatatttcccaaaatgtacTGTGTTTTTTAAGATACAAGACAGGCGTGAGGAAGCTTTGACTAAACTGATCGAAATCTGGGCCAAGAGTACGGTTTAGCAAACAGGACTTGTGTCATTTTAAGTCTCAGaactggaaaaacaaaaggGGGAGACAAAGGTTTTTACTActaaaaaaacatgtgaaacacttgcaaaagaaaaaaaaaacaaataagtgcagctgtttgtgtgagtttgattttttttttttgggagtgGAGGTCAGATTTTAAACAGCGTTGTGTGTATATTGACAGAAATGATCCAGTGTTCATAAAGGAGCTGCAAGGTTAAAAACCCTCCAGAAGAGCTAGCTCTGGAAACAGCTCTGagaagagagacaaacagacaaaagacAATGGATGTAAAAGTTTGGTTCAGCTTCATTCAAATATACATCTTAActtccacccacacacacacatacatacatacatacatacatacagtcttCCAAATGTGCCAGAAACcaacgacaacaacaaaaaatcccacacaattttaaaaaaatagcgAAAAATTCTTTGTACACTTACACATAACTACTGGTAACATGTTCCCGAACCCTGACGTACAACATTCACTCCCAGACATAAGGTTGTAAGCATCAAGCTACAGTGAgtgcttttataaaaaaaaaacgcatGATCACAGTAGTTCAAATAAAATGGCTCCTTtctttgaataaataaaacaattgtgacacacacaaaaaaaaacgaCCTTcgtaacaaacaaacaaaaaaatcagtgcAGGActtccatttctttttaaattcatcattttaaaaagaaacaaacgaCAAACAAACCAGAAAGTTGACTACAGCAGCTCCCAgctctgaaataaataaaatcggGATTTACAAAACTTTTCCTGAAtccacgcacgcgcacacacacacacactcacacacacacagaaacattcacGCAGCCCATTTCCTCACCTGCTGCACCACATTAGTGACATTAGCGTGAAAGGTGAGCCAACAAGTAACTTCTTTGTAAAAACCACAGGAAAAGAACCTTAAAAGATGTCATAGTTTACAAACTCTTCttacacagtaaaacacagatcccctcccctcccaccccaccccacttttttttttttttaaagtttaaaaatccAAGATTTTGACTTGGATACACGACCCCCACCTCCCTGAAAGCGTCTTACTTCAGTTGTCCTAAGATTTTTTCCACTGGCTTCCACTCTCTGACTTCTCTTCCCCTGACTCAGCAGACTCTGAAGAGTTGAAACATTTCTAATGTACTGCAGTGGGGTGCTCGTTTGATTTtgtgagggggaggaggaggaggttgtggggggggggggtttggcagtcagaggaggaaaaaaaaaagggggggatgTTGGAGGAGGGGGCagtttttgaaatgtttcagCGAGACCGGCAGGGGTGGTGTAATCGAGAGGCCGAGCGGGACAGCGATACTACGACGAGAGAGCACtcaatgttctttttttgtttgtttgtttgttaaccTTTTCTCTCACGTGTAGAAGGGAGGAGACGGacgaggaaaaaaagaaggaatagtTCTCCCGAAAATTCGTTGTGGCTGGTTGTGGGAGGACGCTAAGAAGGAGTTCACAGAAAAAAGAGAGTCAAAGGGAAGTCACTAaatggggaggggagggtgagCAGCAATTTGATTAGAGATCTGTTTTGTCTCTCATCATCTACTTTacacaagtttttatttttttttaagttttttttctaaatttcgTCCAGGTGAGCGGCTTCAGAACTTCTTGGGGCCCCAGGCGGATGTTTGCTTCGGGGCCACGCCTGTCCCGAATGTGGGGAAATCCTCCGCACTGCTCATGTCAGGAGCCTGGAACGAGCAGACGCAAAGAGGTTGATAAtgacacagaaaggaaagagttAAATGATGAATAccgaataaataaaaatatcatgTGTGCCTTTCTGAGAGTTGTCTGTCCCACCTTGTTCCCTGATGCGTTCCAGGGGGCGTCCCGCACCACGAAGCCCTTAGCTGGACCCCCGCTACCATCATCCaatcctcctgctcctcctccccctcctccataACGTGACGGAGGCTTCATGTATGCCGCCAGGGTCTCGGTCTCTGTCACACTGAGCATCtgggagaggtggagagaagaaaactgatcttgaaacaggtttttatttCACGCTTCCTTTTGCTCTGCTGTTACCAACACGAGTGTTAACTGTGATCGTTAATGAGTCCGTTTTCATTTTGAACTGAGTTATAATGAATGTAGCTTTTTGACTTAAGTGAGGGGTTTGTGACTCTTAATTCTAGAAACTGCAccaatttttcttttaaaaaggaagaCTTAACCTGCATCCTTTTTCTGGCTTTGTCACAGTGCCgagtctgagtgtgtgagatGTTTATAAATGCACCGGAAGGACCCGAGGGACAGACGGCTGCTGAGTGCCGCGAGCAGAGCCGGAGGTTTCAGAACGAATAACaccagaggagggaggagatctCTTCAACTACCTACCCTTTAATAAGGCCCTCCTGACTGATATATAGCAAAAGCCTAGATATAAATGTTATAGAAATACAATCAAGAATATATCTTCCCAAGTAACCAGGAAATAAGTGTTTTATCCATATTTCCAATTTTATGTGTTAATTGTATAATtgtcagatttattttttttggccaggATCTGAACATTTCCGTTTAATTTTGCACAGgggaatgaaaaaaacatgaacatgtaAATTAGAATGTAATGTGTAATTGACTCTGTCAAAGCAATTGATAAACGCTGAGGATTTTGTGTTACTGCACTCATGGTTTGCCTGTGAATGCACCGTGAACAGATCTACGTCACTGTGAACTCACATATTCTTCCTCCAGGTTGAGCAGGTGGTCGATGGCGTTGTCTACGGTTTCAGGAAGGCCCATCACCGTCACTTTGTCAGGCTCATCGGAGCCCGGCTGAGGGAACCGGATATCCACCTGAACAAGACGTACACAGGTTAAAATAAGAGTGGAAACAGGTGAAAACAAATTCCTCGTCTTCACTGGTGTCGCATCTAACCTTGAACTCCTCCATCAGCTTGCGGATGGCTTTGCCACGGGCGCCGATGATGCGGGCGTGGGTCCTCGGGTCCAGGTGAACGTCCTGGCTTACCATCTCCTGCAACTCGGCCACCAGCTGTTGGATGGCCTGACGCGCCTCCTCCACGTTACGCTCGTACCCCGAGATCACGATCAGATCCTGGGAAGAAGGGGTgaggatgggttagggttaaggttagaaaGCAGGAAACAATCAGAGGATTTTATATCAAATTCTCATGATGAAATCCGTTACTGAAGATAAAATAGATCCCAGCAGTTTGAAGCCACACCAGCTGCTTACAATTTAAAAGTCAACCCACACACCTGCTGCTCGTCTCCTTTGTCGGGGAACTGGATGCTGACGTCGTGGTCTTTCCTGATCTGAGAGATGACAGCTCCCTTGCGGCCGATGATCTTGGGATGAAACTTTGGATCTACGGACATGGTTACCTTGAAGCTCCGCAGGGCCTGAGAGGAGACGGAGCAGCAAGGTTCGGCATCATCTCAAATATCTTCACACTATCAAATATCACTTTGCATATGATCTGTATATTCACGATTTTTAGGTGTTACACGAGAAAGAGGAAGTGTCAGTGTAGCTGTGAACTTTGTAGCTGGTTGTTCAGATCTTTAGTTTAGATCTGCACAGCGACAAACAACAAgcacaacaacagaaaaagctTCATGTCTATATTTAGAAAGCCACGTAGCAACTACTAAGAAGCAAGAGGAGGTTAATGTCCAACAAAACAGTTGTAATGATAAGAAGACAAGAAATTCAGTTTGATAACTAAACATGCATGTTTGTACCCTGTCCTCCTGTTCGGCTTGCAGTTCTTTGACCCTCTCCAGGAGACCCTGCTTGGCTCGCTCTACGTTGGCAACCAGGCCCGTCACCTTGATCACATCCAGCTGTTTCTCTGGCTGTGGCACCCAGATGTTCACCTGCATGTGCAAAACCGTGAAACAATCAAACGTTGCCATTTTGAGTATATCTTTTCACtcaaaactatgaaaaataaatataaatataaaagaaaacaatttttgcatatattgttaaattgttttctttcatattttatatttatttatatgtacaaGGCAGCTGGAGGACTGCTCCAACAACATTTCATTGTcctgacaatgacaataaagactattctattctattctttaGCCAGCAGATGGCACCAGAGAGCCACAAAGCATCagctaatcaatcaatcaatctttatttgtatagccccaaatcacaacaatgtcatctcaaggcactttacacatagagcaggttaaactgtactcttcaggtttgaattttaaagagacccaacattcccacatgagtgcacttggcgacagtggcaagataaaaccttttaacaggaagaaacctcagactGGACCAGGGtcaaagtgggcggccatctgcctctgCCTGGGTAgctaggagagagaggaagaataggagagagaagcataACTAACCTCATACTCCTCCATCATCTTCCTGATTCCACTGCCCTTCTGACCAATGATGTAGCGATGTAGCTCATAAGACACCTCCACATCCTCAGTTATGGGCACCAGTGcctagaggaggaggaggtggtgacACGATGAAATGTGACACAGATGacaggagacagaaaaaaagtgtattCAAAATTAAATGTTCTAAATAAAGAATACACAGAAGTTGAATGGCGCTTACCAGCAGCGCAGCTTTAGCCGGTTCACACTTCTCTGCTCGCCCAGAGATGACGATGGTGTCACACTTGCGGGGGACGAACTCTGCCTCTGGACTAACTTCTCCATTCTCATGTGGTGAAGCTTCCTGGCCTGTAATAATAccacaaaaatgtattaaaacatcTACTTTCTCTTGTGTCTTTTCTacacaaaaacatcattttGGATGCAATTTGTACCCAAAATATTAACCTGTTAGCAGTTGACATAAAGCTGCTAAACAAGCTGATAGAAAAGATAAACCTGAGTGCTAATTTCTACTTAACGCTACTTTTAGAAGAATTTGTTTTGTGTTCTTCTTGTCGTAAATAGATGCAACCACATTTCtcttgtgtgttgtgtttctgaCCTGCGGAGCTGTCGTCTCTCTCAGGAAACTTGATTTGGACTTCGTGCTCCCTGGTGATGTACTGGATGCGGCAACCTTTAGGCCCCATGATGGCACGGTGGTGACGCTGAGGGATCACTACCTCCACGCTCACCTGGGACTCCTGTACAAGAGAAGAGGAGGCAGCTGGGTAACACACtcaacaacacaacactaagtgtccaaacaaaaacacattttcttatgACACATGTTATTATGACATTATATGTTTTTTACCAGGTCTTCGATGATCTCCTGGATGCGTTTCTTTGCGGCGTCCACGCAGTCTTTGGCTCCCTTCAGTGTGACCCGCTGACTGTTGGCTCCCGTACGAGGGAAGCTCACCGCCACACCACCGTACTCCTCAGCCAGCTCGCGGAGCACCTGACCTCTCCGGCACACGAAGTGGCGGTGGTGGCGGACGTCCACTACCATGCTGTCCTCCACCACGTCGTCCTGGAGAGGGAAACGACAGAAAAGTAGTAAGAAGGGAACATTTGAACTGAGAAAGAATATAAGAATGTTACCACTTTATTACCAAGTTTTTGACCAGGCTCTCCAGCTCCTTCTGGGCCAGACGAACAGCTTCTTCTTTCCCTACGATGGTGATCAGTTCTTGCTCTGTGTCATCCGGTGACGGGAAGATGATGCGGGCCCCCGTCTTGTCCCGTACACGGCGAATATTGGCCCCACCACGACCTATCAGGAATTTATGGTACTCTGGCTTGGCCTGCAGCTCAGCTGTGAAATTGTTGACTTGCTATAaaaggacaaggaggaggaagtaggACAGGAAAGGGGTGTAAGTAATTGCTCTTggcttcccttttttcttccaagTAACTTCCTTATTCTCATCTTTGTCTTAATTCACTATTAAATCCATCCATAGTTGCCAATCTTCAAacctttttctctcccctcccaCCAACCTTTTCTTCagccagctgcagcagctgttttttgGCCTTCTCCACCTCGCCGGCGGGCCCTCTGATGGTAACCTTGTCTGAGCCGGAGCCCTCGGAAGGGAAATGGATGTGGACGCCGCCACAGTCTTCCATGACGGAGCGCACCAGGCAGCCCTTGGAGCCGATCAGAGAGTTGTGCAGCTTGGCTGGTATAGTGACCTCCGTCTCCTTAATGTTGGCCTGTAGGGATGAGTTTATAATTATTGGTTATATCAAAATCAAACCAAGAAGGTTAATCACAAACAAAATCTGACATTTAGGGAAATTAGTTCCACCGATTAGGTTTTAGGCTTTAAATTAAGCAAGTAAATTAAGCATAAAAATATcaagttgtattttattgctaaATGTCTCAATATTTTTCGATCACATCTTGTTGAATAATTCAATTTTCAGGGGGGCAAATAAGGTGAAGTGAAAAAAATAGTTCATTTTTTTatcttcctaaccctaacccagattTCTCACCAGTTCTCTCTGGATGGCGAGGATTCGATCTCTGGCTGCCTCACAGTTGCTCTTCTTGCCTGTGATGACGATCATTTCGGAGTTACTGTTCTCTGTTGGCAGGTCTATCTTAGTGTTGGTCTCTTCACGGATCTGGCAGCACGAACAAAATCTCTTATTATCCATCTTTGACATATAGTCACATTTG from Scomber japonicus isolate fScoJap1 chromosome 22, fScoJap1.pri, whole genome shotgun sequence harbors:
- the hdlbpb gene encoding vigilin, which encodes MSSVAVLTPESFAEHRSGLKDQEITGCVPEDEAYIPTYLEAFPPLPEKGAPGEKAGEPAPAWGSRIRPIKASVITQVFHVPLEERRYKDNSQFGEGEEAKVCLDIMQRTGAHIELSLAKDQGLSIMVTGKLDSVMKARKEIVARLQTQASATVAIPKEHHRFVIGKNGEKMQELELKTATKIAIPRPDDPSANIRITGTKEGIEKARHEILLISAEQDKRAVERLSLEKVFHPFIAGAHNRLVQELSQETGARISIPPPSLPKDEIVITGEKEAVALALNRIRAIYDDKKRKTTTISVEVKKSQHKYIIGPKGNTLQEILETTGVSVEMPPLDSGSETIILRGEPDKLGPALTQVYAKAKSVMVVEVTAPAWLHRFIIGKKGQNIGRITQQLPRVHIEFTDGEERISLEGPTEEVEQAQAQIQEIIKDLLVRMDYTEVIIDQRFHRHLIGKNGANINRIKEQYKVSVRIPQDSERSGLVRIEGDPKGVQLARRELIEMVQRMENERTKDLIVEQKFHRTIIGQKGEKIKEVRDKFPEVIINFPDPAQKSDIVQLRGPKNEVEKCAKFLQKIIADLIENSFSISVPIFKQFHKNIIGKGGANIKKIREETNTKIDLPTENSNSEMIVITGKKSNCEAARDRILAIQRELANIKETEVTIPAKLHNSLIGSKGCLVRSVMEDCGGVHIHFPSEGSGSDKVTIRGPAGEVEKAKKQLLQLAEEKQVNNFTAELQAKPEYHKFLIGRGGANIRRVRDKTGARIIFPSPDDTEQELITIVGKEEAVRLAQKELESLVKNLDDVVEDSMVVDVRHHRHFVCRRGQVLRELAEEYGGVAVSFPRTGANSQRVTLKGAKDCVDAAKKRIQEIIEDLESQVSVEVVIPQRHHRAIMGPKGCRIQYITREHEVQIKFPERDDSSAGQEASPHENGEVSPEAEFVPRKCDTIVISGRAEKCEPAKAALLALVPITEDVEVSYELHRYIIGQKGSGIRKMMEEYEVNIWVPQPEKQLDVIKVTGLVANVERAKQGLLERVKELQAEQEDRALRSFKVTMSVDPKFHPKIIGRKGAVISQIRKDHDVSIQFPDKGDEQQDLIVISGYERNVEEARQAIQQLVAELQEMVSQDVHLDPRTHARIIGARGKAIRKLMEEFKVDIRFPQPGSDEPDKVTVMGLPETVDNAIDHLLNLEEEYMLSVTETETLAAYMKPPSRYGGGGGGAGGLDDGSGGPAKGFVVRDAPWNASGNKAPDMSSAEDFPTFGTGVAPKQTSAWGPKKF